The following proteins come from a genomic window of Bacillota bacterium:
- a CDS encoding 4Fe-4S binding protein, producing the protein MRPVAVLSIDGSKCTGCQMCLLACSAAREGVFNPLRATLRVEKPYTYAGPEVKFSACDGCLTCREVCPTGAISLRDGHLHLERELCTECGLCVEECPRHVIVSDPVRLCDGCDGREGGPACVMWCPVGALSLGQAVEEVIRRG; encoded by the coding sequence ATGAGACCGGTAGCGGTTCTGTCCATTGACGGGTCGAAGTGCACCGGTTGTCAGATGTGCCTCCTGGCTTGCAGCGCGGCCCGGGAGGGGGTGTTCAACCCCCTCCGGGCCACCCTGCGGGTGGAGAAGCCTTACACGTACGCGGGCCCGGAGGTGAAGTTTTCGGCCTGTGACGGGTGCCTTACCTGCCGGGAGGTGTGTCCCACGGGAGCCATCAGCCTGCGGGACGGTCACCTCCACCTGGAGCGGGAGCTGTGCACGGAGTGCGGCCTGTGCGTCGAGGAGTGTCCCCGGCACGTCATCGTCAGCGATCCCGTGCGGCTGTGCGACGGATGTGACGGCCGCGAGGGCGGCCCGGCCTGCGTGATGTGGTGTCCGGTGGGCGCGCTTTCTCTGGGGCAGGCGGTGGAGGAGGTGATCCGACGTGGCTGA
- a CDS encoding putrescine aminotransferase produces MVPRASYEQVIAESQKILDMIAKRELSPEERAWVVEETVRGFRDHVNPGFLEYRKSVSTDYTAVEWDDRGVTFRDVHGKVFIDCLGGYGIYNCGHRHPKVLAAVQNQLNRQALHSQELLDPLRAMLAKLVADITPGDLQYSFFTNSGTESIEGALKLARLHTGRKTFIAAVNAFHGKSMGSLSLTSKAVFRKPYLPLLSHVHHVPFGDADALEKVMSSCAFVGEDVAAVVLEPVQGEGGVHVAPDGYLPRVRELCDRFGALMVLDEVQTGMGRTGKMFACEHWDVVPDILCLGKAFGGGVMPIGAFVSTARIWQEMTPNPFLHTTTFGGNPIACAAAIAAINVILEEKLYERAAVVGDYFLRGLQVLADRYPQVCQEARGLGLLLGMEFRSNELGYEVAKGLFENGVLVAGTLINAKTIRFEPPLTIEKEEVDTVLGILESVLKKVARSLG; encoded by the coding sequence ATGGTGCCCCGTGCCAGCTACGAGCAAGTGATCGCGGAATCTCAGAAGATCCTGGACATGATCGCCAAGAGGGAACTGAGCCCGGAAGAGAGAGCCTGGGTGGTGGAGGAGACGGTGCGGGGGTTCCGGGATCATGTCAACCCCGGCTTCCTGGAGTATCGCAAGTCGGTATCCACCGATTACACCGCGGTGGAGTGGGATGACCGGGGGGTCACGTTCCGGGACGTCCACGGCAAGGTGTTCATCGACTGCCTGGGAGGTTACGGCATTTACAACTGCGGGCACCGCCACCCCAAGGTGCTGGCCGCGGTGCAGAACCAGCTCAACCGCCAGGCCCTGCACAGCCAGGAGCTGCTTGACCCCCTGCGGGCCATGCTGGCCAAGCTGGTGGCCGACATTACCCCGGGTGACCTGCAGTATTCGTTCTTCACCAACAGCGGCACGGAGAGCATCGAGGGGGCGCTCAAGCTCGCCCGCCTGCACACGGGGCGCAAGACCTTCATCGCTGCGGTTAACGCCTTCCATGGCAAGAGCATGGGCTCCCTGTCGCTCACCTCCAAGGCCGTGTTCCGCAAGCCATACTTGCCCTTGCTTTCCCACGTACATCACGTACCCTTCGGGGATGCCGATGCCCTGGAGAAGGTGATGTCAAGTTGCGCCTTCGTGGGGGAGGACGTGGCGGCGGTGGTACTGGAGCCCGTGCAGGGTGAAGGGGGTGTGCACGTGGCCCCCGACGGCTACCTGCCCCGGGTGCGCGAGCTGTGCGACCGTTTCGGCGCCCTGATGGTGCTGGACGAGGTGCAGACGGGCATGGGCCGCACCGGGAAGATGTTCGCCTGCGAGCACTGGGACGTGGTGCCCGACATCCTGTGCCTGGGCAAGGCCTTTGGTGGTGGCGTCATGCCCATCGGGGCGTTCGTCTCCACAGCCCGCATCTGGCAGGAGATGACCCCCAACCCCTTCCTGCACACCACCACCTTCGGCGGCAACCCCATCGCCTGCGCGGCGGCCATCGCGGCCATCAACGTGATCCTGGAGGAGAAGCTATATGAGCGGGCTGCGGTAGTGGGCGATTATTTCCTGCGGGGGCTGCAGGTGCTGGCCGATCGGTACCCGCAGGTATGCCAGGAAGCGCGCGGTCTGGGCCTCTTGCTGGGGATGGAGTTCCGCTCCAACGAGCTGGGTTACGAGGTGGCCAAGGGCCTGTTCGAGAACGGGGTTTTGGTGGCGGGGACGCTCATCAACGCCAAGACCATCCGCTTTGAGCCGCCGCTCACCATCGAGAAGGAAGAAGTCGACACCGTGCTGGGCATTTTGGAGTCGGTGCTCAAGAAAGTGGCACGGAGCCTGGGGTGA
- a CDS encoding sodium:solute symporter family protein, whose protein sequence is MELGAYPYANWVLVVLAVYLAGMVLVGWWASKRIKDVADYVVAGRRMGMLWIAGSLFATWFCAGTLMGATANAYLFGNQGVIFDPWGAALCLALAGFFFVRIMRRGRFITLVDFFEMRYGREMGLASTIVLIIAEIGWVGAQLVAFGTIIQIFSGLPLWVGIVISTVVLVAYTYMGGMWADTLTDIVQMLILAVGVIVMLPAAISHVGGWSSFFANAGNWAELPPFAMGPVKESGYLGYTGTLGWIYYFAAWMSIGLGSIPAQDFMQRALSSRDEKVAVYSSYIAAVGYIVIGLIPVALGMAAYIINPDLTVPETEMILPWMAMNFLPPALASIFVAAAVAALMSSGDSALLAIGSLAGYNGLRYFKPNPSEKESLWVTRIIVPIAAVASLLLALYAETIYRLMVIAWTVILVGLFAPYAAAYFWKKANRSGALAALLGGFASWLAFIFYYLPTTMEANTGVIEEGVVYMDWAIWDAVYLASVPGFVISVVLLVVVSLLTQRADPPRLLTDIDGNPLPLRDWLGIFRRNQAAERS, encoded by the coding sequence ATGGAATTGGGAGCTTACCCGTACGCGAACTGGGTCCTGGTGGTGCTGGCCGTGTACCTGGCCGGCATGGTGCTGGTGGGCTGGTGGGCGTCGAAGCGGATCAAGGACGTGGCGGACTACGTGGTGGCGGGTCGGCGGATGGGGATGCTCTGGATTGCCGGGTCGTTATTTGCCACCTGGTTTTGCGCGGGCACGTTGATGGGGGCTACGGCAAACGCTTACCTGTTTGGAAACCAGGGGGTGATATTTGACCCCTGGGGGGCGGCGTTGTGCCTGGCGCTGGCCGGTTTCTTCTTTGTGCGCATTATGAGACGAGGCCGCTTCATCACGCTGGTCGACTTCTTCGAGATGAGGTACGGCCGGGAAATGGGGCTCGCCAGCACCATAGTGCTCATCATCGCCGAGATCGGCTGGGTGGGCGCTCAGCTGGTTGCTTTCGGGACGATCATCCAGATCTTCAGCGGCCTGCCCCTGTGGGTGGGTATCGTCATCTCCACCGTGGTCCTGGTGGCTTACACCTACATGGGCGGCATGTGGGCTGATACTCTCACCGACATCGTCCAGATGTTGATCCTGGCGGTGGGTGTAATCGTCATGTTGCCGGCGGCCATCTCCCACGTGGGGGGGTGGAGCTCGTTCTTCGCCAACGCCGGTAACTGGGCCGAGCTGCCCCCGTTCGCCATGGGTCCGGTCAAGGAGTCCGGGTACCTGGGATACACCGGCACGCTGGGATGGATCTATTACTTCGCGGCCTGGATGTCCATCGGGCTGGGCAGCATCCCCGCTCAGGACTTCATGCAGCGCGCCCTCTCCTCCCGGGACGAGAAGGTGGCCGTATACTCCTCGTACATCGCCGCCGTGGGTTACATCGTGATAGGCCTCATCCCGGTGGCCCTGGGCATGGCCGCCTACATTATCAATCCCGATCTGACCGTCCCCGAGACGGAGATGATCCTCCCCTGGATGGCCATGAACTTCCTTCCCCCGGCCCTGGCCAGCATCTTCGTGGCGGCTGCCGTGGCTGCCCTCATGTCCAGCGGTGACAGTGCCCTGCTGGCCATCGGGTCCCTGGCGGGTTACAACGGGCTGCGCTATTTCAAGCCCAATCCCTCCGAGAAGGAAAGCCTCTGGGTGACGCGCATCATAGTTCCCATCGCCGCGGTCGCGTCCCTGCTCCTGGCCCTGTACGCGGAGACCATCTACCGGCTCATGGTGATCGCCTGGACGGTGATCCTGGTAGGCCTGTTCGCCCCCTATGCGGCTGCGTACTTCTGGAAGAAGGCGAACCGGTCGGGTGCCTTAGCTGCCCTGCTGGGGGGCTTCGCTTCCTGGCTGGCGTTCATATTCTATTACCTTCCCACTACCATGGAGGCCAACACGGGGGTAATCGAAGAAGGCGTCGTCTACATGGACTGGGCCATATGGGATGCTGTGTACCTGGCATCGGTGCCCGGGTTCGTGATCTCCGTGGTGCTGCTGGTGGTGGTGTCCCTGCTCACGCAGCGGGCCGATCCGCCGCGGCTGCTAACGGATATCGACGGTAACCCGCTTCCGCTCAGGGACTGGCTGGGCATATTCCGCCGCAATCAGGCTGCGGAACGATCTTGA
- a CDS encoding NlpC/P60 family protein, which yields MDAGMCGAGGIVWRPLLAGVFFAFGLFLSFAGSGCAFSPGCSGLPLSRVPDEQILASTREALDSLAREKQLDERTTVWQVDVAVAGGQVTLTGKSSSRQLKDEAVALLGRLPGVRRVADAVVVLPDPSLGENTRAIVRFPVVNLGDAPGQAEGKHTVTQAVLGMVVDVLEQAQGWYRVRMWDGYLGWVDGQSLVLASPAAVEKFLAGRRVVVTVPLAPVRASASPEAREVFSRRAVEGTELPCLGEKGGWVRAGLPGGGEGFLASSHVTVVPGHGQVFAEKKDAGAVIATACHYLGLPYLWGGTTAYGFDCSGLTQFAFRVNGWHLPRDSDMQYETGVPVADRGKLVPGDLVFFTTYKPGPSHVGIYLGGGRFVHSSSGGVAINSLDPTDPEYSAYLGSRFLGGRRILRTSP from the coding sequence GTGGACGCGGGAATGTGTGGCGCTGGCGGCATCGTCTGGCGTCCCCTGCTGGCGGGCGTGTTCTTCGCCTTCGGCCTGTTCCTCTCCTTTGCGGGATCGGGGTGTGCCTTTTCCCCCGGATGCAGCGGCCTGCCTCTCAGCCGGGTCCCCGATGAGCAGATACTGGCCTCTACCAGGGAGGCACTCGACTCACTCGCCCGGGAGAAGCAGCTGGACGAACGGACCACGGTGTGGCAGGTGGACGTCGCCGTGGCGGGCGGCCAGGTGACTCTGACGGGTAAGAGCAGTTCCCGTCAGTTGAAGGACGAAGCGGTTGCCCTGCTGGGCCGCCTGCCCGGGGTGCGCCGGGTGGCGGACGCCGTGGTGGTGCTGCCCGATCCCTCTCTGGGGGAGAACACGCGGGCCATCGTGAGGTTCCCGGTGGTTAACCTGGGCGATGCCCCCGGGCAGGCGGAAGGTAAGCACACTGTGACCCAGGCCGTACTGGGCATGGTGGTGGATGTGCTGGAGCAGGCGCAGGGGTGGTATCGGGTCAGGATGTGGGACGGTTACCTGGGCTGGGTGGATGGCCAGTCCCTGGTGCTGGCAAGTCCTGCCGCGGTGGAGAAGTTCCTGGCGGGAAGGCGGGTGGTGGTAACCGTGCCTCTGGCTCCCGTGCGAGCCTCAGCGTCGCCGGAAGCCCGCGAGGTGTTCTCCCGGCGCGCGGTGGAGGGTACCGAGCTTCCCTGCTTGGGGGAGAAGGGGGGGTGGGTACGGGCAGGGCTTCCCGGCGGGGGGGAAGGGTTTCTGGCGAGCAGCCACGTGACCGTGGTACCCGGGCACGGCCAGGTTTTTGCGGAGAAAAAGGACGCCGGGGCGGTGATAGCCACTGCCTGCCACTACCTGGGCCTGCCCTACCTCTGGGGAGGGACCACCGCCTACGGTTTCGACTGCTCGGGTCTCACCCAGTTTGCCTTCCGCGTCAACGGATGGCACCTGCCCCGGGACTCCGACATGCAGTACGAGACGGGGGTGCCGGTTGCGGACCGCGGCAAGCTGGTACCGGGAGACCTGGTTTTCTTCACCACTTACAAGCCGGGGCCATCCCACGTGGGCATCTACTTGGGCGGCGGGCGGTTTGTCCACAGCAGTTCGGGAGGCGTTGCCATCAACAGCCTGGACCCCACCGATCCCGAGTACAGCGCCTATCTGGGCAGCCGCTTTCTGGGCGGCCGCCGCATCCTCCGAACCTCGCCCTGA
- a CDS encoding ABC transporter permease, protein MAADAWRRLRRNRPAMAGLAYIVILVLVAILAPVIAPADPYEQDLTCRLAPPGAPSVISRTGTYVLGADQFGRDILSRIVYGSRISLAVGLVSEFIVTVIGVTAGLLAGYYGGWFDNLVMRVCDILFAFPDLLFCIGIMFALGPGLLNIYIALSVVGWAGMARLVRGQVLALKETEYVEAARAQAVSDLRIMFRHILPGCLAPVIVSITLGIPGAIMGEASLSFLGLGAQPPTASWGSMIYDARAYLRTHPLFSIWPGVVIMLTVFAFNLFGDGLRDALDPRMKT, encoded by the coding sequence TTGGCGGCCGACGCATGGCGACGTTTGCGTCGTAACCGTCCCGCCATGGCGGGGCTGGCGTACATCGTGATCCTGGTCCTGGTGGCCATCCTGGCCCCTGTTATCGCCCCCGCCGATCCATACGAACAGGATCTCACCTGCCGGCTGGCACCTCCGGGTGCCCCGTCCGTCATCAGCCGCACCGGGACGTACGTCCTGGGGGCGGACCAGTTCGGGCGGGACATCCTATCACGCATCGTCTATGGCTCGCGCATATCCCTGGCCGTGGGGCTGGTATCGGAGTTCATCGTCACCGTAATCGGAGTCACCGCCGGCCTGCTGGCGGGGTATTACGGAGGCTGGTTCGATAACCTGGTGATGCGCGTGTGCGACATCCTCTTCGCCTTTCCCGATCTGCTCTTTTGCATTGGGATCATGTTTGCCCTCGGCCCCGGGCTGCTGAATATCTATATAGCGTTATCCGTGGTGGGATGGGCCGGGATGGCTCGTCTGGTGCGGGGACAGGTGCTGGCGCTCAAGGAGACCGAGTACGTGGAAGCCGCCCGCGCCCAGGCGGTGAGTGACCTGCGCATCATGTTCCGGCATATTCTACCCGGGTGCCTGGCCCCCGTCATCGTGTCCATCACCCTGGGTATCCCGGGGGCCATCATGGGCGAAGCCAGCCTCTCGTTTCTGGGCCTGGGGGCGCAACCGCCCACGGCCAGTTGGGGAAGTATGATCTACGACGCCCGGGCTTACCTGCGAACCCATCCCCTCTTCTCGATATGGCCTGGCGTCGTCATCATGCTGACGGTGTTTGCCTTTAACCTCTTCGGTGATGGGTTGCGGGACGCCCTGGATCCCCGCATGAAGACGTAG
- a CDS encoding ABC transporter permease: MLVYSVRRLLLAIPVLLGISVITFILMNVVPGDPVLNMLGKRADPVVVEKVRAQLGLNDPLYVQFFRFVANAARGDLGESYRFRQPVTRLILTSFPVTVKVSISAMLVAIAIGLTVGIVSAVKQYSVIDHGSMILALSGISAPIFWVALVAQYVFGLRLGILPISGYATWKEMVLPALVLGSRFAASIARLTRSSLLEVIRQDYVRTARAKGLAERVVIFKHALKNALIPVITVVGLQIGGLLTGSILTETIFGIPGLGRLAVTALNNRDFPLLQGTVLFTAFVYIMSNLAVDLSYAYVDPRIRLR; the protein is encoded by the coding sequence ATGCTTGTTTACAGCGTGCGCCGGCTGTTGCTGGCCATTCCGGTCTTGCTGGGCATTTCCGTGATAACTTTCATCCTGATGAACGTGGTCCCCGGGGACCCGGTGCTGAACATGCTGGGCAAGCGGGCGGACCCGGTCGTGGTGGAAAAGGTACGCGCGCAATTGGGTCTCAACGACCCTCTTTACGTGCAGTTCTTCCGGTTCGTGGCCAACGCGGCCCGGGGCGACCTGGGGGAGTCTTACCGCTTCCGCCAGCCGGTTACTCGCCTCATCCTCACCAGCTTCCCGGTGACCGTCAAGGTGTCGATCAGCGCCATGCTGGTGGCCATCGCCATCGGGTTGACGGTGGGCATCGTCTCGGCGGTGAAGCAATACTCCGTCATCGACCATGGCAGCATGATCCTGGCCCTGAGCGGCATCTCTGCGCCCATATTCTGGGTGGCCCTGGTGGCGCAGTATGTGTTCGGCCTTCGCCTCGGTATCCTGCCCATTTCCGGATATGCCACCTGGAAGGAGATGGTACTGCCCGCCCTGGTGCTGGGGTCCCGGTTCGCCGCCTCCATCGCCCGGCTCACCCGCTCCAGCCTGCTGGAGGTGATCAGGCAGGACTACGTCCGCACGGCCCGGGCCAAGGGGCTGGCCGAGCGGGTGGTCATATTCAAGCACGCCCTCAAGAACGCGCTCATCCCGGTCATCACGGTGGTGGGCCTGCAGATCGGCGGGTTGCTCACGGGGTCCATCCTCACCGAAACTATCTTTGGCATCCCGGGTCTGGGGCGCCTGGCGGTGACGGCCCTCAACAACCGGGACTTCCCCCTCCTCCAGGGGACGGTGCTGTTCACAGCCTTCGTGTACATCATGAGCAACCTGGCGGTGGACCTCTCTTACGCCTATGTCGATCCCCGCATCAGGTTGCGCTAG
- a CDS encoding ABC transporter substrate-binding protein, giving the protein MRIRHPLLAVVVLSLAVVLVAVGCARKVQEPAREPVILHDWFTDDPGTLDVQQDTTLAVYGLARELFNTLVRYKGETLELEPELLESMPTISADGKVYTFKLKQGILCHDGKTELTSKDVKFTFERMLDPNGKGLSTWLYEPILGAKDMVEGKAAELKGFKIINDYEFEITLEKPYAPFLHNLAVPSASIYPAELCKAAGEEWGRKPVGTGPFKLKEYTPSTSIVLEKNPYYFEKGLPYLDGIEYRIVPDEATGLMEFEKGTFDVTSIPTNEFERITKSGQYTILESTPLNTYYFVFNMKEKPYTDVRVRKAIAMAIDKQKIIDSILGGRATVAKAFVTPGIPGAYPAGQGPAYDYNPAEAKKILEEAGLKKIKAVTWQRGGTQVADTNIAIQAMLKEIGIDLEVQIIDRAAFGEARAQGKVPANYGNWWADIPDPDNYLYTYFHPSQSRYMSTNYDNPRVTALLDEARITTDPARRAQLYQEAEKIIVGDDAAIVPLFHKKDYLAVQKNVKGIIMHPTGVNSYKMVQKEPAPK; this is encoded by the coding sequence TTGAGAATCAGGCATCCATTGCTTGCAGTTGTGGTGCTGTCGCTGGCAGTGGTGCTGGTCGCGGTGGGTTGTGCCCGCAAGGTGCAGGAGCCGGCCAGGGAACCGGTCATACTGCACGACTGGTTCACCGATGATCCCGGAACGCTGGATGTGCAGCAAGATACCACCCTGGCCGTGTACGGTCTCGCCCGGGAACTGTTCAATACCCTGGTCCGGTACAAGGGGGAGACCCTGGAACTCGAGCCAGAGCTCCTGGAGTCAATGCCGACCATCTCGGCTGATGGCAAGGTTTATACCTTCAAGCTGAAGCAAGGGATACTCTGTCACGACGGCAAGACAGAGCTGACCAGCAAGGACGTGAAGTTCACCTTCGAACGCATGCTGGATCCTAACGGGAAGGGCCTGAGCACCTGGCTGTACGAGCCCATCTTGGGCGCAAAGGATATGGTGGAGGGCAAGGCCGCGGAGCTGAAGGGGTTTAAGATCATCAACGACTACGAATTCGAAATCACCCTTGAGAAGCCCTACGCACCCTTCTTGCACAATCTGGCCGTGCCCTCTGCCTCGATATACCCGGCCGAGCTGTGCAAGGCGGCCGGCGAAGAATGGGGGCGTAAGCCCGTCGGTACCGGGCCGTTCAAGCTCAAGGAGTACACTCCTTCCACGTCCATCGTGCTGGAAAAGAACCCCTACTATTTCGAGAAAGGGCTGCCGTACCTGGACGGTATTGAGTACCGCATCGTTCCCGATGAGGCCACCGGACTCATGGAGTTCGAAAAGGGCACCTTCGATGTCACCTCCATTCCCACCAACGAATTCGAGCGTATCACCAAGTCCGGGCAGTACACCATCCTGGAGAGTACGCCACTCAACACGTACTACTTCGTGTTCAACATGAAGGAAAAGCCTTACACCGACGTGCGCGTGCGTAAGGCCATCGCCATGGCCATCGACAAGCAGAAGATCATCGACAGCATCCTGGGCGGACGTGCCACGGTGGCAAAGGCATTCGTCACGCCCGGCATACCGGGTGCATACCCTGCCGGCCAGGGCCCGGCGTATGACTACAACCCCGCCGAGGCGAAGAAGATCCTCGAGGAGGCCGGGCTTAAGAAGATCAAAGCAGTCACCTGGCAGCGGGGCGGCACCCAGGTGGCTGATACCAACATTGCCATCCAAGCCATGCTGAAAGAAATCGGGATCGACCTGGAAGTGCAGATCATAGACCGGGCCGCTTTCGGTGAGGCGCGGGCCCAGGGCAAGGTACCGGCCAACTACGGTAACTGGTGGGCGGATATCCCGGACCCCGACAACTACCTGTATACCTACTTCCATCCCAGCCAGTCCAGGTACATGTCCACCAACTACGACAACCCCAGGGTAACCGCGCTTCTGGATGAAGCACGCATCACCACCGATCCTGCCCGGCGGGCTCAGCTGTACCAGGAGGCGGAGAAGATCATCGTGGGGGACGATGCTGCCATCGTGCCGCTGTTCCACAAGAAGGACTACCTCGCCGTGCAAAAGAACGTGAAGGGCATTATCATGCACCCCACCGGTGTGAACAGTTACAAGATGGTCCAGAAGGAACCGGCACCCAAGTAG
- a CDS encoding sigma 54-interacting transcriptional regulator, with product MGEPRIAVAAASRRTSNFLVSHMREVLNPLGGRLRIDSFCLQEGLSSFGDYPLVLVSSSSLAQDVSRYTEPGTDILVMRRTLRRESWEKLMALPPRTRAMLVNDDQGSAASVISLIYELGAKHLDLVPVSPELDDVPALDIAITPGEPHLVPPNVKKVIDIGYRVIDATTFVDVLSKFGMFDVRANRLISDYMLGIIPRSPGLWFVLGRMAEMRSQMEGLLDVVGEGVVGFDLQHRVNVFNRKAEEILGRPAWTVMGRPVTEVLPALADVSSLQGADGIRDEVWPLGSRRVVVTHIPVTRDGEPAGGVLRIREADEIEQLEGKLRAQLRGKGHVAKYTFAQIQGVSRAIRAAVARAESFSCNSCAVLIHGETGTGKELFAHAIHNASPRKAYPFVAVNCAALPETLLESELFGYEEGAFTGARKGGKAGYFEQAHRGTIFLDEIADMPPSVQARILRVLQEKEVVRVGGTRVIPVDVRVIAATNRNLKGLVEQGAFRADLYYRLNVLPLHIPPLRERAEDILPLARFFLRMRQSAIVLSPEVCAALQSYSWPGNVRELENCIEYLISVVRGEATLDDLPEAVREYACRQSTNNAMLQAGGQAPDPLVAVLREIERAADRGVSVGRRSLARKLNGLTEHELRQVLKRLQLAGMILVKRGRAGTSITSLGREFLRRQGRAGS from the coding sequence ATGGGGGAACCCCGGATAGCGGTGGCGGCGGCCTCGCGGCGGACCAGCAATTTCCTGGTTTCTCACATGCGTGAGGTCCTGAACCCCTTAGGAGGCCGGCTGCGGATCGACTCCTTCTGTTTGCAGGAAGGACTTTCCTCTTTCGGGGACTACCCCCTCGTGCTGGTGTCTTCGTCTTCTCTGGCCCAGGACGTATCGCGGTACACGGAGCCTGGCACCGACATCCTGGTTATGAGGCGGACGCTGCGCCGGGAAAGCTGGGAAAAACTCATGGCGCTGCCCCCGCGGACCAGGGCCATGCTGGTGAACGATGACCAAGGCTCGGCAGCCAGCGTGATTTCGCTCATATATGAGCTGGGAGCGAAGCACCTTGACCTGGTGCCGGTGTCGCCCGAACTCGATGACGTTCCTGCACTGGACATTGCCATCACCCCTGGTGAGCCCCACCTGGTGCCCCCCAATGTGAAGAAGGTCATCGACATCGGGTATCGGGTGATCGATGCCACCACTTTCGTTGACGTTCTCAGCAAGTTTGGCATGTTCGATGTTCGAGCAAACCGCCTGATATCAGATTACATGCTGGGGATCATCCCCCGCAGCCCGGGCCTGTGGTTCGTGCTGGGGCGTATGGCCGAGATGCGCAGCCAGATGGAGGGGCTGCTGGACGTGGTGGGGGAGGGCGTGGTCGGATTCGACCTCCAGCACCGGGTTAACGTGTTCAACCGCAAGGCCGAGGAGATCCTGGGGCGTCCGGCCTGGACCGTGATGGGGCGTCCTGTGACCGAAGTCCTTCCCGCCCTGGCCGACGTGTCTTCCCTGCAGGGTGCCGACGGCATCAGGGATGAGGTGTGGCCCCTGGGATCGCGCCGGGTGGTGGTAACCCACATCCCCGTGACCCGGGACGGCGAACCCGCCGGTGGCGTGTTGCGGATACGGGAGGCCGACGAGATAGAGCAACTGGAAGGGAAGCTGCGCGCGCAGTTGCGGGGCAAGGGCCACGTGGCGAAGTACACCTTTGCCCAGATCCAGGGGGTGAGCAGGGCTATCCGTGCTGCGGTGGCGCGGGCGGAAAGCTTCAGCTGCAATTCCTGTGCCGTACTCATCCACGGTGAAACCGGGACGGGCAAAGAGTTGTTCGCCCATGCCATACACAACGCCTCGCCCCGGAAGGCGTACCCCTTTGTGGCGGTGAACTGCGCCGCTCTGCCAGAGACATTGCTCGAAAGCGAACTGTTCGGATACGAGGAGGGGGCGTTCACGGGGGCCCGCAAGGGCGGCAAGGCCGGTTACTTCGAGCAGGCCCACCGGGGCACCATCTTCCTGGACGAAATCGCGGACATGCCGCCGAGCGTGCAGGCCCGCATCCTGCGCGTACTACAGGAAAAAGAGGTTGTGCGGGTGGGGGGCACGCGTGTGATCCCGGTCGACGTGCGGGTAATAGCCGCCACCAACCGGAATCTGAAGGGGCTGGTGGAGCAGGGGGCATTTCGGGCTGACCTTTATTACAGGCTGAACGTGTTGCCCCTCCACATCCCGCCCCTGCGGGAACGCGCCGAGGACATCCTCCCCCTGGCCCGCTTTTTCCTGCGCATGCGGCAATCGGCCATTGTCCTTTCTCCGGAGGTGTGCGCGGCACTGCAGTCCTACTCCTGGCCGGGCAACGTGAGGGAGCTGGAAAACTGCATCGAGTACCTGATCAGCGTGGTCCGGGGAGAGGCCACCCTGGACGACCTGCCCGAGGCCGTGCGCGAGTACGCATGCCGCCAGAGCACGAACAACGCGATGCTCCAAGCTGGTGGACAGGCGCCCGACCCGCTGGTGGCGGTGCTGAGAGAGATAGAGCGGGCAGCCGACAGGGGGGTGTCGGTGGGCAGGCGCAGCCTGGCGAGGAAGCTCAACGGTTTGACGGAGCACGAATTGCGCCAGGTTCTCAAGCGCCTGCAACTGGCGGGCATGATCCTGGTGAAGAGGGGTAGGGCGGGAACCAGCATCACCAGCCTGGGACGGGAATTCCTCCGCCGCCAGGGCCGTGCCGGCTCGTAG